One window of the Chryseobacterium sp. CY350 genome contains the following:
- a CDS encoding glycoside hydrolase family 10 protein, whose amino-acid sequence MKISKIKLVSILSLLASFATSCAASNNSVKTKTVAKTKTSTIKTPDPKTVPQISTTIIEEDFKVNLPAINREFRGAWIASVANINWPSRNNLSVEQQKMEAINMLNMLQENNFNAVIFQARPSADALYTSELEPWSYFLTGKTGEAPYPNYDPLQFWIEESHKRGMELHVWLNPYRAHHSNGGAVSSQSMVNKLSDLTVRLKNGMYWFDPANPKTQGHVSNVVKDLVKRYDLDAIHFDDYFYPYATYNSGRDFPDSASWNAYINSGGTLTRADWRRDSVNKFVERIYKEIHAEKSYVRFGISPFGIWKPGFPEGVVGSSQFDELYADAKLWLNKGWVDYFSPQLYWPIESKGQPFGSLLNWWKSENTMNRHLWPGLNTVEIRVSDKPTEIKNQIEVTRQILVNDAGEIHWSIAGLTKNSNMLPTLKNGPYKEKALTPKSPWIKSVPLDKPTLFTNENGVSIQTSWSSKNIKNVFQWVLFTQYNGVWETEILTLENLSKEIAKTKNGKTLTAIAIKAIDRLGNESDYMAKKVK is encoded by the coding sequence ATGAAAATCTCTAAAATAAAATTAGTCTCTATATTAAGTCTTTTAGCGTCATTCGCAACTTCTTGTGCTGCGTCGAATAATTCTGTTAAAACCAAAACAGTTGCTAAAACCAAAACTTCTACAATTAAAACTCCGGATCCGAAAACAGTTCCGCAGATCTCAACAACCATTATCGAAGAAGATTTTAAAGTAAATCTTCCCGCAATAAACAGAGAATTTCGTGGTGCCTGGATCGCAAGTGTTGCGAATATCAATTGGCCATCAAGAAATAATCTTTCTGTCGAACAGCAAAAAATGGAAGCCATCAATATGCTGAATATGCTCCAGGAAAATAATTTCAATGCAGTTATTTTTCAGGCGCGACCTTCTGCGGATGCCTTATATACAAGTGAACTGGAACCGTGGTCTTATTTTTTGACCGGAAAAACAGGTGAGGCACCTTATCCAAACTATGATCCGCTGCAGTTTTGGATCGAAGAATCTCACAAACGCGGGATGGAGCTTCATGTCTGGCTAAATCCCTACAGAGCGCATCATTCTAACGGTGGAGCGGTCTCAAGCCAATCGATGGTGAATAAACTTTCTGATCTTACGGTTAGATTAAAGAACGGGATGTATTGGTTTGATCCTGCGAATCCGAAAACTCAGGGTCATGTTTCCAATGTCGTTAAAGATTTGGTGAAAAGATATGATTTGGATGCCATTCACTTTGATGATTATTTTTATCCTTATGCAACTTACAACAGCGGAAGAGATTTTCCCGATTCTGCAAGCTGGAATGCTTATATAAATTCCGGAGGAACTTTAACACGGGCAGACTGGAGAAGAGACAGTGTTAATAAATTTGTCGAAAGAATTTATAAAGAGATTCATGCAGAAAAAAGTTACGTAAGATTCGGGATCAGCCCGTTTGGTATTTGGAAACCGGGATTTCCGGAAGGAGTAGTTGGTTCTTCACAATTTGACGAGCTTTATGCTGATGCGAAATTATGGTTAAATAAAGGCTGGGTAGATTATTTTTCACCTCAATTATATTGGCCTATAGAATCAAAAGGTCAGCCTTTTGGTTCTTTATTAAACTGGTGGAAATCAGAAAATACCATGAACCGTCATCTTTGGCCGGGACTGAATACTGTTGAAATCAGAGTTTCTGACAAACCAACAGAAATTAAAAATCAGATCGAAGTTACAAGACAGATATTAGTAAATGATGCAGGCGAAATTCACTGGAGTATTGCCGGGCTCACGAAAAATTCAAATATGCTTCCGACTTTGAAAAACGGACCGTATAAAGAAAAAGCTCTCACGCCAAAAAGTCCGTGGATAAAATCTGTTCCTTTAGATAAACCTACACTTTTCACCAATGAGAATGGAGTCTCTATCCAGACAAGCTGGAGTTCTAAAAATATAAAAAATGTGTTCCAATGGGTGCTTTTTACTCAATATAATGGAGTTTGGGAAACAGAAATTCTTACTTTAGAAAACCTTTCAAAAGAAATTGCCAAAACAAAAAACGGAAAAACTCTTACTGCGATTGCTATTAAAGCGATTGACCGTTTGGGAAATGAAAGTGATTATATGGCAAAGAAGGTGAAGTAG
- a CDS encoding M23 family metallopeptidase, producing the protein MPKSIFETSERAKYERSFSGSDSLMSGWKKSFSSAKVNHLKIKDGSSLTVFNSSSEALGYSIELEKGDLLIIESDLYNSDKKIFVDLLDHNTGAETTKTDLITNNRFLKNIDHTGTYKIILQPEIDNAATFKIKIYTQPSLHFPVAGKGNKNVQSFWGASRDGGGRSHEGVDIFAPRGTPVVAVAEGYIIRTGNHGLGGKRVWLRDNAIGNSHYYAHLDSVLTQSGNLVKVGDTLGLVGNTGNAAGGATHLHFGIYSTGGAVNPYPYIRQRAIPKFIGESSFEKMSGRFAKAGTHIRAGSGTQYEILSTIDQKTQVKILASDGLWSHVKLSDGREGFISEGRLE; encoded by the coding sequence ATGCCTAAAAGTATTTTCGAAACCTCGGAACGGGCAAAATATGAACGCAGCTTTTCCGGATCCGACAGCCTCATGAGTGGTTGGAAAAAAAGCTTCTCTTCCGCCAAAGTAAATCATTTAAAAATAAAAGATGGTTCATCATTAACCGTTTTTAACTCGAGTTCAGAGGCTTTGGGTTATTCTATCGAACTGGAGAAAGGAGATTTATTGATCATTGAATCCGACCTATATAATTCAGATAAAAAAATATTTGTGGATCTTTTAGATCACAATACCGGAGCAGAAACAACGAAAACCGACCTTATCACAAATAATCGATTTTTAAAAAACATTGATCATACAGGAACATACAAAATTATTCTACAGCCGGAAATTGATAATGCGGCGACATTTAAAATAAAAATCTACACACAACCATCTCTGCATTTCCCGGTAGCAGGAAAAGGAAATAAAAATGTGCAGAGTTTTTGGGGAGCGAGCCGTGACGGTGGCGGCAGAAGTCATGAAGGTGTAGATATTTTTGCGCCACGGGGAACGCCTGTAGTGGCCGTTGCTGAAGGTTACATTATAAGAACAGGAAATCACGGACTCGGCGGTAAGCGAGTTTGGTTGCGTGACAATGCTATTGGAAATTCTCATTACTACGCACATTTAGACAGTGTTCTTACACAATCCGGGAATCTTGTGAAAGTCGGTGATACTCTTGGTTTAGTAGGAAACACAGGAAATGCAGCAGGAGGAGCCACGCATCTGCATTTTGGGATTTATTCTACTGGTGGCGCAGTGAATCCCTATCCGTACATTCGTCAGCGTGCTATTCCTAAGTTTATTGGGGAATCAAGTTTTGAAAAAATGTCAGGAAGATTTGCTAAAGCAGGAACTCATATTCGGGCTGGTTCTGGCACACAGTATGAAATATTATCCACAATTGATCAAAAAACACAGGTCAAGATTCTTGCATCAGATGGTCTTTGGTCTCATGTGAAACTTTCTGACGGTCGTGAAGGATTTATCAGTGAAGGAAGGCTAGAGTAG
- the ychF gene encoding redox-regulated ATPase YchF, whose translation MKCGIVGLPNVGKSTLFNCLSNAKAQSANYPFCTIEPNLGTVSVPDQRLFELEKLVNPERVLPAVVEIVDIAGLVKGASKGEGLGNQFLANIRECEAIIHVLRCFENGNIIHVEGSVDPMRDKEIIDIELQLKDLETVGKAVEKAKKFIKSGKKEDILTYETLHNLEKFIEDGKNAREFPMDDFAASIIADVQLLTNKPVLYVCNVDENSIKNGNEWIAKIEEMAQKEKAEVVVLAAQIEADINELDTFEEREIFLEELGLTEPGVNRLIRKAYDLLKLQTYFTAGVKEVRAWTIGQGWTAPQAAGVIHTDFEKGFIRAEVIKYNDYVQYGTESKVKEAGKLSVEGKEYIVQDGDIMHFRFNV comes from the coding sequence ATGAAATGTGGAATCGTAGGCTTACCCAATGTAGGTAAATCAACTCTTTTTAACTGCTTAAGCAATGCAAAAGCGCAATCTGCCAATTATCCTTTCTGTACAATTGAACCGAATTTAGGAACAGTTTCGGTACCGGATCAGAGATTATTTGAGCTTGAAAAACTGGTGAATCCTGAGAGGGTTTTGCCGGCTGTTGTAGAGATCGTTGATATTGCAGGTTTGGTAAAAGGAGCGAGTAAAGGTGAAGGTCTGGGAAATCAGTTTTTGGCCAATATTAGAGAGTGCGAGGCGATTATTCATGTTTTAAGATGTTTTGAAAACGGGAATATTATTCACGTAGAAGGTTCTGTAGATCCGATGAGAGATAAAGAAATTATCGACATCGAGCTTCAGTTGAAAGACTTAGAAACTGTTGGTAAAGCAGTTGAAAAAGCTAAAAAATTCATTAAATCAGGAAAGAAAGAAGATATCCTGACTTACGAGACGCTTCATAACCTTGAAAAATTTATCGAAGACGGAAAAAATGCCAGAGAATTCCCAATGGATGATTTTGCAGCATCAATTATAGCAGATGTTCAGTTATTGACCAATAAACCAGTTCTTTACGTTTGTAATGTAGACGAAAATTCTATTAAAAACGGAAACGAATGGATTGCCAAGATCGAAGAAATGGCTCAGAAAGAAAAAGCTGAAGTAGTAGTTTTAGCTGCTCAAATCGAAGCAGATATAAACGAATTGGATACGTTCGAAGAAAGAGAAATTTTCCTGGAAGAATTAGGTTTAACGGAACCTGGCGTAAATCGTTTGATCAGAAAAGCGTACGATTTATTAAAACTTCAAACATATTTTACAGCTGGAGTAAAAGAGGTGAGAGCCTGGACAATCGGGCAAGGCTGGACGGCTCCTCAAGCTGCAGGTGTGATTCATACTGATTTTGAAAAGGGTTTTATCCGCGCTGAGGTTATAAAATACAATGATTATGTACAGTACGGTACAGAATCGAAAGTAAAGGAAGCTGGAAAGCTTTCTGTTGAAGGAAAAGAATACATCGTGCAAGACGGTGATATTATGCACTTCAGATTTAATGTTTAA
- the typA gene encoding translational GTPase TypA, with translation MQNIRNIAIIAHVDHGKTTLVDKIIHATSVFRDNQESGDLIMDNNDLERERGITILSKNISVMYHGTKINVIDTPGHADFGGEVERVLKMADGVLLLVDAFEGPMPQTRFVLQKALELGLRPVVVINKVDKPNCRPDEVHDKVFDLFYNLDATEEQLDFPTFYGSSKQGWFNTSLEETDNIFPLLDGILEHVPAPEAKEGPLRMQIVSLDFSSFLGRIAIGKVIQGSVSESQWIGLAQEDGKIVKGKVKELYVFEGLGKKKVTEVKAGDICAIVGFDKFQIGDSFVDLENPDPLPRTAIDEPTLNMTFSINNSPFFGKDGKFVTSNHLKERLMRELEKNLALRVEPTEDANTFLVFGRGILHLSVLIETMRREGYEMTIGQPQVILKEIDGVKCEPYESMVVDVPEEFASKVIDLATQRKGDLHIMETKGEMQHLEFEIPSRGLIGLRSQMLTATAGEAIMAHRFVDYKPFKGAIPGRSVGVLISKSQGPATEYSIAKLQDRGKFFVDPGEEIYAGMVIGEQNKPNDMVVNIVEAKQLNNIRAAGKDKDGNIAPKILFSLEECMEYIQGDEAIEVTPNFIRMRKKVLSEEERKRIERGAKA, from the coding sequence ATGCAAAACATTAGAAATATTGCGATTATCGCACACGTTGACCACGGTAAAACTACTTTGGTTGATAAAATAATCCACGCAACAAGCGTCTTTAGAGACAATCAGGAATCTGGAGATTTAATAATGGATAATAACGATCTGGAGAGAGAGCGTGGTATCACTATTTTATCAAAAAATATTTCTGTAATGTACCACGGTACAAAAATTAATGTTATTGATACACCTGGTCACGCCGATTTCGGTGGTGAAGTAGAGCGTGTATTAAAGATGGCAGATGGTGTACTTTTATTAGTAGATGCTTTTGAAGGACCAATGCCACAGACAAGATTCGTATTGCAGAAAGCTTTAGAATTAGGTTTAAGACCGGTTGTTGTAATCAATAAAGTAGATAAACCAAACTGTCGTCCGGATGAGGTTCACGATAAAGTTTTTGACTTATTTTATAACCTGGATGCTACCGAAGAACAATTGGATTTCCCAACATTCTATGGTTCTTCAAAGCAAGGTTGGTTCAATACTTCATTAGAAGAAACTGACAATATTTTCCCTTTATTAGACGGAATTTTGGAACATGTTCCTGCTCCTGAAGCTAAAGAAGGTCCTTTAAGAATGCAGATTGTATCTTTAGATTTCTCTTCTTTCTTAGGAAGAATTGCTATTGGTAAAGTTATTCAGGGTTCTGTAAGTGAATCACAATGGATCGGTCTTGCGCAGGAAGATGGTAAAATCGTAAAAGGAAAAGTAAAAGAATTATACGTTTTCGAAGGTTTAGGTAAGAAAAAAGTTACTGAAGTTAAGGCCGGAGATATTTGTGCAATTGTTGGTTTTGATAAATTCCAGATCGGTGATTCATTCGTAGATTTAGAAAATCCGGATCCATTGCCAAGAACTGCAATTGATGAGCCTACGTTGAACATGACGTTCTCAATCAACAACTCTCCATTCTTTGGAAAAGATGGTAAATTTGTTACTTCAAATCACCTGAAAGAAAGATTGATGCGTGAGTTAGAGAAAAACTTAGCATTAAGAGTTGAGCCTACTGAAGATGCCAATACATTCCTCGTATTCGGTAGAGGTATTCTTCACTTGTCAGTTTTGATCGAAACAATGAGAAGAGAAGGGTACGAAATGACGATCGGTCAGCCGCAGGTTATCCTTAAAGAAATTGATGGTGTGAAATGTGAGCCTTACGAAAGTATGGTGGTAGATGTTCCTGAAGAATTTGCTTCAAAAGTAATCGACTTAGCAACACAGAGAAAAGGTGACCTTCACATTATGGAAACTAAAGGTGAAATGCAACACTTGGAATTCGAAATTCCTTCTAGAGGTTTGATCGGATTGCGTTCTCAGATGTTGACGGCTACTGCTGGTGAAGCGATTATGGCTCACCGTTTTGTAGATTACAAACCTTTCAAAGGAGCAATTCCTGGAAGATCTGTTGGGGTATTGATCAGTAAATCTCAAGGTCCTGCAACTGAATATTCTATTGCTAAATTACAGGATAGAGGTAAGTTTTTCGTTGATCCGGGCGAGGAGATCTACGCTGGAATGGTGATCGGTGAGCAAAACAAGCCGAATGATATGGTAGTAAACATCGTAGAAGCAAAACAGCTGAACAACATTCGTGCTGCAGGTAAGGATAAAGATGGTAACATCGCTCCGAAAATCCTTTTCTCTCTTGAAGAATGCATGGAATATATTCAGGGGGATGAAGCGATCGAGGTAACTCCAAACTTCATCCGTATGAGAAAGAAAGTACTTTCTGAAGAAGAAAGAAAAAGAATTGAAAGAGGAGCGAAAGCTTAA
- a CDS encoding methionine aminotransferase, with the protein MIQLPFSKLSNVGTTIFSQMTQLANENEAINLSQGFPDFLPDSKLLDHVNHFIQKGFNQYAPMGGMIGLKEEIARKIEKSHQAIYHPDAEITITAGGTQAIFTTIATFIKIDDEVIIFEPAYDCYEPTVELFGGIVKRFEMKAPDYKIDWNAVKNLVSEKTKMIILNNPNNPSGKILEENDIQELTKIVKDTSILILSDEVYENIVFDGKEHLSICRYPELKDRSLLVASFGKLFHVTGWKIGYCAAPKALTDEFRKIHQFNVFSVNTPIQLALAEYMKNEEHYLKLDEFFQEKRDFLRQGLANTSFELLDCEGTYFQALKYDKISDKSDFDFAKELTINHKVATVPFSSFYKNKLNENVIRLCFAKKKETLEKAIENLSKI; encoded by the coding sequence ATGATACAACTTCCTTTTTCTAAACTTTCTAACGTGGGAACCACAATTTTCAGTCAGATGACCCAACTGGCAAATGAAAACGAAGCTATTAATTTATCACAAGGGTTTCCTGACTTCTTGCCGGACTCCAAATTGCTTGATCATGTAAATCATTTTATTCAGAAAGGATTTAACCAATACGCTCCGATGGGCGGAATGATAGGGCTGAAAGAAGAAATCGCAAGAAAAATAGAAAAATCTCATCAAGCGATTTATCATCCGGATGCTGAAATTACAATTACTGCGGGTGGAACTCAGGCTATTTTTACCACAATTGCCACTTTTATTAAAATTGATGATGAAGTGATTATTTTCGAACCTGCGTACGACTGCTACGAGCCAACTGTGGAACTTTTCGGTGGTATTGTAAAACGATTCGAAATGAAAGCTCCTGATTATAAGATCGATTGGAATGCTGTCAAAAATTTAGTTTCAGAAAAAACAAAAATGATTATCCTGAATAATCCCAACAATCCTTCAGGAAAAATTTTGGAAGAGAATGACATTCAGGAATTAACTAAAATCGTAAAAGACACGTCTATATTGATTTTAAGTGATGAAGTTTATGAAAACATTGTTTTCGACGGAAAGGAGCACTTAAGCATCTGTCGATATCCGGAACTTAAAGACAGAAGTCTTTTAGTTGCATCTTTCGGAAAACTTTTTCACGTTACCGGATGGAAGATAGGATATTGCGCGGCTCCGAAAGCTTTGACAGACGAGTTTCGTAAAATTCACCAGTTTAATGTTTTCTCTGTTAACACACCAATTCAGCTTGCTTTGGCTGAGTACATGAAAAATGAGGAACATTATCTTAAATTGGATGAATTTTTTCAGGAAAAAAGAGATTTTTTAAGACAAGGTTTAGCAAATACTTCATTTGAATTACTGGATTGCGAAGGAACATATTTTCAAGCCTTAAAATATGATAAAATTTCGGATAAAAGTGATTTTGATTTTGCTAAAGAACTTACCATTAATCATAAAGTTGCGACCGTTCCATTTTCTTCTTTTTATAAAAATAAGCTGAATGAAAACGTGATCAGACTCTGTTTTGCCAAAAAAAAGGAAACTTTGGAAAAAGCGATTGAGAATCTTTCAAAAATATAA
- a CDS encoding helix-turn-helix domain-containing protein, producing the protein MKELALYIGVDKSTYSKIEKGLRELTVSELSKMAKLFNLTTDQIINYNENIIPKEIVIEDKSTLEQMELIQQLDEEDKSTVFKIIDKMLTTKRFKDFFNIMSLLYKNTKKPRILRGFLSLKEQTLRSGFFP; encoded by the coding sequence ATGAAGGAACTGGCTTTGTACATTGGCGTAGATAAATCTACTTACTCCAAAATTGAAAAAGGATTAAGAGAACTTACGGTTTCGGAACTTAGTAAAATGGCTAAACTTTTTAATCTTACCACAGATCAGATTATTAATTACAATGAAAATATAATTCCTAAAGAGATTGTGATAGAAGATAAATCGACTCTCGAGCAAATGGAACTCATTCAGCAGCTAGACGAAGAAGATAAAAGCACCGTCTTTAAAATCATCGATAAAATGCTTACTACTAAAAGGTTTAAAGATTTCTTTAATATAATGTCTCTGCTGTATAAAAACACAAAAAAACCTCGCATTTTGCGAGGTTTTTTATCTTTAAAGGAGCAAACTTTGCGTAGCGGTTTTTTTCCATAA
- a CDS encoding DNA topoisomerase IV subunit B, producing MSQEINPVYSEDNIRTLDWQEHIRLRPGMYIGKLGDGSSADDGIYILLKEILDNSIDEFRMKSGKRIEIKVDDGKVTIRDFGRGIPLGKVVDAVSKMNTGGKYDSKAFKKSVGLNGVGTKAVNALSDYFRVRSFREGKMKMAEFSRGMITEDHAEKDTSDRNGTEISFVPDADIFLHFKFRKEYIERMLRNYSYLNPGLKILFNGETFYSENGLKDLLEEELESDVLYPIVHLRDNDIELAVTHTDKSQTETYFSFVNGQNTTQGGTHLNAFREAYVKTIREFFNKNFDASDIRKSIVAAISINVEEPVFESQTKTKLGSNDIGPNGPTVRIFIIDFLKSKLDNFLHKNPEIAEAIQRKILISERERKELSGIQKLARERAKKVSLHNKKLRDCRQHYNDQKAERKAETQIFITEGDSASGSITKSRDVETQAVFSLKGKPLNCYGLTKKVVYENEEFNLLQAALNIEESLEDLRYNQVIIATDADVDGMHIRLLMITFFLQFFPDVIKNGHLYILQTPLFRVRNKKETRYCYSELERVKALNELGKNPEITRFKGLGEISPDEFKNFIGKDIRLEPVVLGKDQTIEQLLEFYMGKNTPDRQVFILENLVVEDSNISDKEIVTEAEEL from the coding sequence ATGTCACAAGAAATAAACCCTGTATATTCCGAAGATAACATCAGAACCCTCGATTGGCAGGAGCATATCCGTCTGCGCCCCGGAATGTATATCGGGAAGTTGGGCGATGGCTCGTCTGCGGACGATGGTATTTATATTTTACTTAAAGAGATTCTCGATAACTCGATTGATGAGTTTAGGATGAAGTCTGGCAAGAGGATAGAAATAAAAGTGGATGACGGAAAAGTGACGATCCGTGATTTTGGTCGTGGAATTCCGTTAGGAAAAGTCGTAGATGCCGTTTCAAAAATGAATACCGGTGGTAAATACGACAGCAAAGCTTTTAAGAAATCAGTTGGTTTGAATGGCGTCGGCACCAAAGCGGTGAATGCGCTTTCAGACTATTTCAGAGTTCGCTCTTTCCGTGAAGGGAAGATGAAAATGGCGGAATTTTCGAGAGGGATGATCACCGAAGATCATGCAGAAAAAGACACTTCAGACAGAAATGGAACGGAGATTTCTTTTGTGCCGGATGCAGATATTTTCCTTCATTTTAAATTCAGAAAAGAATATATTGAGAGAATGCTCCGTAATTATTCTTACCTGAATCCCGGTTTGAAAATTCTTTTTAACGGTGAAACTTTTTATTCTGAAAACGGTCTTAAAGATTTGTTGGAAGAAGAGTTGGAGAGTGATGTACTGTATCCGATCGTTCATTTGAGAGACAATGATATAGAATTGGCAGTCACGCATACAGACAAATCGCAGACGGAAACGTATTTTTCTTTCGTTAACGGACAAAATACAACGCAGGGCGGAACTCATTTGAATGCCTTTCGTGAAGCTTATGTGAAAACAATTCGTGAATTCTTTAATAAGAATTTTGATGCTTCCGACATTCGAAAATCTATTGTTGCCGCAATTTCTATCAACGTTGAAGAACCTGTTTTTGAATCTCAGACAAAAACAAAATTAGGCTCTAATGACATCGGTCCGAATGGTCCGACGGTAAGAATTTTCATTATCGATTTCTTAAAAAGTAAATTAGATAATTTTTTACATAAAAATCCGGAGATTGCAGAAGCGATTCAGAGAAAAATTTTGATCTCAGAAAGAGAAAGAAAAGAACTTTCAGGTATTCAGAAGTTAGCAAGAGAAAGAGCGAAAAAAGTTTCGCTTCATAATAAAAAACTACGTGACTGCAGACAGCATTACAACGATCAGAAGGCAGAGAGAAAAGCTGAAACCCAGATTTTCATTACAGAAGGAGATTCTGCATCGGGATCGATCACCAAGTCAAGAGATGTAGAAACGCAGGCTGTATTTTCTTTGAAAGGTAAACCGCTGAACTGTTATGGTTTAACAAAAAAGGTGGTGTACGAAAATGAAGAATTCAACCTGTTGCAGGCAGCTTTGAATATTGAAGAGAGTCTTGAAGATTTAAGATATAATCAAGTCATTATCGCTACCGACGCAGATGTCGACGGTATGCACATCAGACTTTTGATGATCACATTTTTTCTTCAGTTTTTTCCGGATGTAATCAAAAACGGACATTTATATATCCTTCAGACTCCATTATTTAGAGTTAGAAACAAAAAGGAAACAAGATATTGTTATTCTGAGCTTGAAAGAGTAAAAGCTTTAAATGAATTAGGTAAAAACCCGGAAATTACCCGATTTAAAGGGTTAGGGGAAATCTCGCCAGATGAGTTTAAAAATTTCATCGGAAAAGACATTCGTTTAGAACCTGTCGTTCTCGGTAAAGACCAGACGATTGAGCAGTTGCTGGAATTTTACATGGGAAAAAATACTCCGGACAGACAGGTTTTTATCCTTGAAAATCTGGTAGTGGAAGATTCAAATATAAGTGACAAAGAGATTGTCACAGAAGCAGAAGAGCTTTAA
- a CDS encoding type 1 glutamine amidotransferase domain-containing protein has protein sequence MSKKIAILATNGFEESELKSPKEHLEQQGWTAHIISPESGSIKAWAEKDWGNEYNVDKTLDEVSATEYDALVLPGGVINPDQLRTNEKALSFVRDFFSQHKPVAAICHGPQILISADVVKGRNLTSVNSIGIDLKNAGAVWEDSEVVTDNGLVTSRTPKDLPAFNAKMVEEINEGKHEDQNV, from the coding sequence ATGTCAAAGAAAATTGCAATCTTAGCAACAAACGGATTTGAAGAAAGCGAACTGAAATCTCCAAAAGAGCATTTGGAACAGCAAGGCTGGACAGCTCATATTATCAGTCCGGAATCTGGAAGCATTAAAGCTTGGGCAGAAAAAGACTGGGGAAATGAATATAATGTTGATAAAACTCTTGATGAGGTTTCTGCCACAGAATATGATGCGTTGGTATTGCCAGGAGGAGTCATTAATCCGGATCAGCTTAGAACAAATGAAAAAGCATTAAGTTTTGTACGCGACTTTTTCAGCCAGCACAAACCAGTTGCTGCGATTTGCCACGGTCCGCAAATTTTGATTAGTGCAGATGTTGTAAAAGGTAGAAATCTTACTTCTGTAAATTCTATTGGCATTGATCTGAAAAATGCTGGCGCGGTGTGGGAAGACAGTGAAGTTGTTACCGATAACGGTTTAGTTACCAGCAGAACTCCGAAAGATCTTCCGGCTTTTAATGCTAAGATGGTGGAGGAAATTAATGAAGGCAAACACGAAGACCAAAACGTTTAA
- a CDS encoding ferritin: MDTNRLSPELEKALSDQMNKEIHASHTFLSYGIWADDKGYGGIANFLYRHAQEERNHSIKFMEYVLNRGGKPKVDAIPAPPNDPNSLTECFDSVFRHEVDNTTSIYRIVDLSLEQKDWATWNFMQWFVKEQIEEETLAQNLIDKLKIAGGDRASGESLFSLDKTLESAPDDVKMAQDATGDNP; the protein is encoded by the coding sequence ATGGATACTAATAGACTTTCACCTGAGCTAGAAAAAGCATTGAGTGATCAGATGAACAAAGAAATACATGCTTCTCACACTTTTTTATCTTACGGAATCTGGGCAGATGACAAAGGTTACGGAGGAATTGCAAATTTTCTCTACAGACACGCACAGGAAGAAAGGAATCATTCAATAAAATTTATGGAATACGTTCTGAACCGTGGCGGAAAACCAAAAGTAGATGCAATTCCTGCTCCGCCAAATGATCCTAACTCGCTCACAGAATGTTTTGATAGTGTTTTCAGACATGAAGTTGATAATACGACATCAATTTACAGAATTGTTGATCTGTCTCTAGAGCAGAAAGACTGGGCAACGTGGAACTTTATGCAGTGGTTTGTAAAAGAACAGATTGAAGAAGAAACTCTTGCGCAAAACCTTATTGATAAATTAAAAATTGCAGGTGGAGACAGAGCTTCAGGCGAATCATTGTTCTCTCTGGATAAAACACTAGAATCTGCTCCGGATGATGTGAAAATGGCGCAAGACGCTACAGGAGATAATCCTTAA
- a CDS encoding DUF1294 domain-containing protein gives MLYFIIVINLITFFTFSLDKWKAVKNRRRISEFSLLILTFIGGTIGAVLAMVIFRHKVSKTNFLLKIGLIILAQIFIVIFFNLKILNVENVL, from the coding sequence ATGTTGTACTTTATTATCGTCATCAATCTGATCACTTTTTTTACTTTTTCATTAGATAAATGGAAAGCTGTAAAAAACAGAAGAAGAATCTCAGAGTTTTCTTTATTGATTCTGACATTTATTGGAGGTACGATAGGAGCCGTTCTGGCAATGGTTATTTTCAGACATAAGGTTTCAAAGACGAATTTTTTGTTGAAAATAGGTTTAATCATTTTAGCACAGATTTTTATAGTAATATTTTTCAACCTTAAAATATTGAACGTTGAAAATGTATTGTAA